TGTCATCACGGCAATTTGCACTTCCGGTGATCCTGTGTCGCCTTTTTTCGTTTGGTTTTTGGCGATGACGTCCTTTTTACGGGCGGCGGTGTTCATGTTATTCGACATCGTTTTCTCCGATCATTTTTTAAAGGTTCAGTACGCGAAGCGGCTGAATATCGATGCCGTCGATGTTCACAAGCGCAACAGGTGTGCCATTGAACAGCGCCAGCGCCGTCACGGGGTTGGATTTATCGGGAACCACGCCGGCCCGGTGGAGTCGATCCACATCAGGACGGGAGATGAACGATAAAACCTGTCCGTTCTTCAACCGTGCTGCTTCCCTTTCGTTCAGATCCAGAGCCGGGATGTCGTCTAGCACCGTCTGAACAGGAAGAAGCATGTCTTCAAGGGGCGGAATTTGGCTGGAATCCGCCGAGAAATCAAGAGAAATCGCATTGTTTACGGTAAAAGGCCCAACTTGATCCCGGCGCAGGGCGGAGATATAGCCCACAGACCCCAGTTCCAGCGCCAAATCCCGGCCCAGGGAGCGGATATAGGTCCCCTTGCCGCAGACACAGCGGAAATCGGCCTCATCGCCCCGGAGGGCCAATAATTCGAGGGAATCAATGCGGACGGCCCGGGGGGCCAGATCCACGTCCTCACCTGCACGGGCCAGGTCATAGGCCCGTTGCCCGTCAATTTTCAGGGCGGAGAAGCGGGGCGGCAGCTGGTCAATCGTGCCAATAAAACGGGGCAGGATGGCGCGGATGGCATCTTCGGTCGGGCGGATGTCCGATGTGGCGATCACCTCGCCCTCGGCATCGTCGGTGGAGCGTTGTTCGCCGAACCGGACCGTGAAGCTATAGGTTTTTGTGTGATCCATGCAAAAGGCGATGGTTTTGGTGGCTTCGCCCAGGGCGATCGGCAAAATGCCGCTGGCCAACGGGTCGAGCGTTCCGCCATGGCCAATCTTCTGGGCATTCAACAGCCAGCGCAATTTCCCCACAACTTGCGTTGAGGTCACGCCCAACGGTTTATCAACCGCAATCCAGCCGTGAATGGGAATGCCTTTTTTACGTCGGGCCATTGGCGTTATTGGTCGGTGTCGGATTCTTGATCCGCTTCATCGCCATCTTCACTGGGGGCTTGGTACCCGTAACGGTCCGTTTCCGGCAATGATCCGATCAGCGTTTCAATCCGCAGGGCCTGATCAAAAGTTTTGTCCATGATGAACCGAACCTTGGGCGTGAATTTCAAATCCAGCTTGCGGCCAATATCACGTTGGAAAATGGCGGCGGAATCGTTCAATGCGGGCAACATTTCATCCATGTTGCCGCCACCCAGGGCCAGAACATAGGCCGTTGCGTGTTTCAAATCGGGGCTGACGCGCACCTCGGTCACGGTCACGATTGCGGACGCGTCGAACAGCAGGGGGTCGTCAAAACGCCCCTGCCGCAACGTTTCCGAAATCACGTGGCGGAGTTGTTCGCCAACACGCAACATGCGTTGCGATGGTTCCGATGCTTTGTGCTTCCGCATGCCGATTAACCCACCGTCCGGGCTTCGGATACGATATCGAAGCATTCGATAACGTCACCGTCTTTGATGTCGTCATAGTTTTCGAACGCCATACCGCATTCCATACCTTCTTTGACTTCTTTGACTTCGTCTTTGAAGCGTTTGAGGGTTTTGAGCGTGCCTTCGTGAATAACCACATCGTCGCGGAGCAGGCGGACCTTGGATCCGCGTTTGACCACGCCGTTGGTAATCATACAGCCAGCAACCTTGCCCACCTTGGTGATGTTGAACACTTGGCGGATCGAAGCCTGGCCCAGATATTCTTCGCGCAGGTTCGGGGCCAACATGCCAGACAGGATCGCTTTCGCATCATCGATGATGTTGTAAATGATGCTGTAGTAACGGATGTTCACACCGTCGCGTTCGGCCAATGTGCGGGCCTGAGCGTTGGCGCGGACGTTAAAGCCGATAATCATGGCGTTGGATGCCTTCGCCAGAATGATATCGGATTCGGTGATCCCGCCCACACCGGAGTGCAGAACGCGGACCATAACATCCGGGTTGTCTTCGGAAATTTTCTGCAGTGAACCGGCAATCGCTTCGACAGAACCATGCACGTCGGCTTTGATAACGACGGGCAGGGTGGTTTTTTCGCCTTCCTTCGCGGCGGCAATCATCTGTTCCAGCGAATTGGTGCGGCGGGCGATGGATGCTGCGGCCTGTTCACGTTTCTTGCGCGCACGATAGGCGGCAATTTCACGGGCGCGGGCGTCATCTTCGACCACGTTGATTTTATCACCAGCTTCCGGCGCGCCTTGCAGACCCAGAACCTCAACCGGCTGGCCCGGCAGGGCTTGTTTGACCGAGTTCCCACGATCATCCAACAGGGCACGAACGCGACCCGATTCCGCACCGGCAACGAAAATGTCACCAACGCGCAACGTGCCGTTTTCGACCAGAACCGTGGCCACGTTCCCGCGCCCTTGTTCCAGCTTCGCTTCGACCACTGTACCATTGGCACGACGGTTCGGGTTGGCGCGCAGGTTCAGCATTTCAGCCTGCAACAGGATGGTTTCTTCCAGTTTGTCCAGGTTGATTTTCTTCTTCGCGGACAATTCAACGGCCATGGTGTCGCCGCCCATTTCTTCCAGAACGATTTCGTGCTGGAGCAAGTCCTGGCGCACTTTGTTCGGGTTTGCATCGGGCAGGTCGATTTTGTTGATGGCCACGATAATCGGCACACCGGCGGCTTTGGCGTGGTTAATCGCCTCAATCGTTTGCGGCATGATGGAATCGTTTGCGGCAACAACCAGCACGACAATGTCGGTCACGTTGGCACCACGGGCCCGCATTTCGGTAAAGGCGGCGTGGCCCGGTGTATCCAGGAACGTGATTTTGTGACCCGACGGCATCGTAACCTGGTACGCACCGATGTGCTGGGTAATACCACCGGCTTCGCCCGCGACCACATCGGTGGCGCGCAAGGCGTCGAGCAGGGAGGTTTTACCATGGTCAACGTGACCCATGATGGTGACAACCGGCGGACGCGGCAACAGATCGCCTTCGGTGTCCGTATCGCCTTCAATCCCGATTTCAACGTCGCCTTCGGTGACGCGTTTGATGGTGTGGCCGAATTCGGTCACGATCAATTCGGCGGTGTCGGCATCAATCGTTTGGGTAATGGTGGCCATGACGCCC
The window above is part of the Micavibrio aeruginosavorus ARL-13 genome. Proteins encoded here:
- the infB gene encoding translation initiation factor IF-2; its protein translation is MTDDESTGTGMTDSKEKGTGADKGTEKKSTLSLGSKGTLSLKGGAASGAAAPRAAQPTRGGKSVAVEVRRKRSGSTTAPMSRPTTEAHVEAEDHTAGTMAALRQLTSEEREARIRALQAAEEESKRRADASEDEDDRSIIGTTVEYRSPTAPAIVTQPETAEQARQRELEELQRIEEEEQQKKRADERRHASTTEHTRGPSNAAAQDIMRESARPGAAGRPSFSEDEQEEESYRERMKKASVKAPPSRRGDQDRNWNPGRLTVQKALSEDVMEQRGRSLAATRRARAKAHRSMTAEPQQKVLREVVLPEFITVQELANRMTERSSDVVKALMKLGVMATITQTIDADTAELIVTEFGHTIKRVTEGDVEIGIEGDTDTEGDLLPRPPVVTIMGHVDHGKTSLLDALRATDVVAGEAGGITQHIGAYQVTMPSGHKITFLDTPGHAAFTEMRARGANVTDIVVLVVAANDSIMPQTIEAINHAKAAGVPIIVAINKIDLPDANPNKVRQDLLQHEIVLEEMGGDTMAVELSAKKKINLDKLEETILLQAEMLNLRANPNRRANGTVVEAKLEQGRGNVATVLVENGTLRVGDIFVAGAESGRVRALLDDRGNSVKQALPGQPVEVLGLQGAPEAGDKINVVEDDARAREIAAYRARKKREQAAASIARRTNSLEQMIAAAKEGEKTTLPVVIKADVHGSVEAIAGSLQKISEDNPDVMVRVLHSGVGGITESDIILAKASNAMIIGFNVRANAQARTLAERDGVNIRYYSIIYNIIDDAKAILSGMLAPNLREEYLGQASIRQVFNITKVGKVAGCMITNGVVKRGSKVRLLRDDVVIHEGTLKTLKRFKDEVKEVKEGMECGMAFENYDDIKDGDVIECFDIVSEARTVG
- the truB gene encoding tRNA pseudouridine(55) synthase TruB, which codes for MARRKKGIPIHGWIAVDKPLGVTSTQVVGKLRWLLNAQKIGHGGTLDPLASGILPIALGEATKTIAFCMDHTKTYSFTVRFGEQRSTDDAEGEVIATSDIRPTEDAIRAILPRFIGTIDQLPPRFSALKIDGQRAYDLARAGEDVDLAPRAVRIDSLELLALRGDEADFRCVCGKGTYIRSLGRDLALELGSVGYISALRRDQVGPFTVNNAISLDFSADSSQIPPLEDMLLPVQTVLDDIPALDLNEREAARLKNGQVLSFISRPDVDRLHRAGVVPDKSNPVTALALFNGTPVALVNIDGIDIQPLRVLNL
- the rbfA gene encoding 30S ribosome-binding factor RbfA, which codes for MRKHKASEPSQRMLRVGEQLRHVISETLRQGRFDDPLLFDASAIVTVTEVRVSPDLKHATAYVLALGGGNMDEMLPALNDSAAIFQRDIGRKLDLKFTPKVRFIMDKTFDQALRIETLIGSLPETDRYGYQAPSEDGDEADQESDTDQ